Proteins encoded together in one Microbacterium oxydans window:
- a CDS encoding glycoside hydrolase family 78 protein: MTTVSAPRIEHHREPLGIGESRPRLSWTLSDAPADWRQQRYAVTLTRADGEETVEVASPSQVLVPWPGRALDSRERVTVRIAVQGDDGAWSAPSPATTLEAGLLHADDWSARPVGADLDEDPESDDRRPTLVRTGFRVDGEIVRARLYATAHGLYEAEINGVRVGSDTLSPGWTVYRERLRFYTYDVTDLLLPGQNALGAWLGDGWYRGRLGWRGGFRNVFGSDLSFLGQLEITYADGRRDTVATDGTWKAALSPILRSGIYDGEDHDARREVPDWSTGSFDDTGWLPVAVRERDPRTLVAPTAPPVRVTEEVAPVAVLTSPSGARILDFGQNLVGRIRIRVTGPSGSTVTLRTAEVLQEGEIYTRPLRSARSTDNYTLAGRPDGEEWEPRFTFHGFRYAEVSGWPGDLDADAAAGALTARVLHTDLERTGWFTCSDPLVEQLHRNVVWGMRGNFVDIPTDCPQRDERVGWTGDIQVFGPTASTLFDVSGMLSGWLRDLEADQLPDGTVPWFVPVIPSHKTWSPARPGAAWGDVAALLPWTLYQRFGDEGVLAAQFESARRWVDRIDALAGPDRLWNEGFQLGDWLDPAAPPQDPADARTDRYLVATAYFARSARAVADMAKVLGRAAEAAHYGTLADEVAAAFRGAYVRADGTMTSDAQTAYALAITFDLLADETQRAQAGARLAELVRAAGNRIATGFVGTPLVSDALSVTGHTDTAYDLLLEQDCPSWLYQVVQGATTIWERWDAMLPDGTVNPGTMTSFNHYALGAVADWLHRTVAGLAPAEPGYRRIRFAPRPGGGLTHASATQRTPYGEASIAWRIEGNDLRVDLVVPVGATAELDLPGAPPEELGHGTHSRTVPLPR; encoded by the coding sequence ATGACGACCGTCTCCGCGCCCCGCATCGAGCACCACCGCGAACCGCTCGGCATCGGCGAATCCCGCCCGCGCCTGAGCTGGACCCTGTCCGACGCTCCCGCCGACTGGCGCCAGCAGCGCTACGCCGTCACGCTCACCCGCGCCGACGGAGAGGAGACCGTCGAGGTCGCCTCTCCCTCGCAGGTGCTGGTGCCCTGGCCGGGCCGCGCCCTCGACTCGCGCGAACGCGTCACCGTGCGCATCGCGGTGCAGGGCGACGACGGGGCGTGGTCGGCTCCGAGCCCCGCCACGACCCTCGAAGCCGGCCTCCTGCACGCGGACGACTGGTCGGCGCGCCCCGTCGGCGCCGATCTCGACGAGGACCCGGAGAGCGACGATCGCCGCCCCACCCTGGTGCGCACGGGCTTCCGCGTCGACGGCGAGATCGTCCGAGCCCGGCTCTACGCCACCGCGCACGGCCTGTACGAGGCGGAGATCAACGGCGTCCGCGTCGGATCCGACACGCTCTCCCCCGGCTGGACGGTCTATCGCGAGCGCCTGCGCTTCTACACCTACGACGTGACCGACCTGCTCCTCCCGGGCCAGAACGCTCTCGGCGCCTGGCTCGGCGACGGCTGGTACCGCGGCCGGCTCGGCTGGCGCGGGGGATTCCGCAACGTCTTCGGCAGCGACCTGTCGTTCCTCGGGCAGCTGGAGATCACCTACGCCGACGGACGCCGCGACACGGTCGCGACCGACGGCACCTGGAAAGCGGCGCTCTCCCCGATCCTCCGATCCGGGATCTACGACGGCGAGGACCACGACGCGCGGCGGGAGGTGCCCGACTGGTCGACCGGCTCGTTCGACGACACCGGGTGGCTGCCGGTCGCCGTGCGCGAGCGGGACCCGCGCACCCTGGTCGCCCCCACCGCCCCGCCGGTGCGGGTGACCGAGGAGGTCGCGCCCGTCGCGGTGCTGACCTCGCCGAGCGGCGCCCGCATCCTCGACTTCGGGCAGAACCTCGTCGGACGCATCCGCATCCGGGTCACCGGACCGAGCGGATCGACGGTCACACTGCGCACCGCGGAGGTGCTGCAGGAGGGCGAGATCTACACCCGCCCGCTGCGCAGCGCCCGCTCGACGGACAACTACACGCTCGCCGGCCGCCCCGACGGCGAGGAGTGGGAGCCGCGGTTCACGTTCCACGGCTTCCGATACGCCGAGGTCTCCGGCTGGCCGGGCGACCTCGATGCGGATGCGGCCGCCGGCGCGCTCACAGCCCGCGTGCTGCACACCGACCTCGAGCGCACCGGCTGGTTCACGTGTTCCGACCCGCTGGTCGAGCAGCTGCACCGCAACGTCGTGTGGGGCATGCGGGGCAACTTCGTCGACATCCCGACCGACTGCCCGCAGCGTGATGAGCGCGTGGGCTGGACGGGCGACATCCAGGTGTTCGGACCGACGGCCTCGACGCTGTTCGACGTCTCGGGGATGCTGTCCGGTTGGCTCCGCGACCTCGAGGCGGACCAGCTGCCCGACGGCACGGTGCCGTGGTTCGTACCGGTGATCCCGTCGCACAAGACATGGTCCCCGGCCCGCCCCGGCGCCGCGTGGGGCGACGTCGCGGCCCTGCTGCCGTGGACCCTGTACCAGCGCTTCGGCGACGAGGGGGTCCTGGCCGCGCAGTTCGAGAGCGCACGGCGCTGGGTCGACCGGATCGACGCCCTCGCCGGCCCCGATCGCCTGTGGAACGAGGGTTTCCAGCTGGGCGACTGGCTCGATCCCGCCGCTCCCCCTCAGGACCCCGCCGACGCGCGCACCGATCGCTACCTCGTCGCCACGGCCTACTTCGCACGATCGGCCCGCGCGGTCGCCGACATGGCGAAGGTGCTCGGCCGCGCCGCCGAAGCCGCGCACTACGGCACCCTCGCCGACGAGGTGGCCGCCGCGTTCCGCGGCGCGTACGTGCGGGCCGACGGCACGATGACATCGGATGCGCAGACCGCGTACGCCCTGGCCATCACGTTCGATCTGCTCGCGGACGAGACACAGCGCGCACAGGCCGGCGCACGCCTCGCCGAGCTCGTGCGCGCCGCCGGCAACCGCATCGCGACCGGCTTCGTCGGCACGCCGCTCGTCAGCGACGCGCTCTCCGTGACCGGCCACACCGACACCGCCTACGACCTGCTGCTGGAGCAGGACTGTCCGTCGTGGCTGTACCAGGTGGTGCAGGGCGCGACCACGATCTGGGAGCGGTGGGACGCGATGCTCCCGGACGGCACCGTCAACCCGGGGACCATGACGTCGTTCAACCACTACGCGCTGGGGGCGGTGGCCGACTGGCTGCACCGGACGGTGGCCGGACTCGCCCCCGCCGAACCGGGCTACCGCCGTATCCGGTTCGCGCCACGGCCGGGTGGCGGGCTCACGCACGCCTCGGCGACGCAGCGCACTCCCTACGGGGAGGCCTCGATCGCGTGGCGCATCGAGGGGAACGACCTGCGCGTCGACCTCGTCGTCCCCGTCGGCGCGACCGCCGAGCTCGACCTGCCCGGCGCCCCGCCGGAGGAGCTCGGTCACGGTACGCACTCGCGGACCGTTCCGCTGCCGCGCTGA
- the rhaS gene encoding rhamnose ABC transporter substrate-binding protein, with amino-acid sequence MTFARKRVTAFAALAVAAAVALTGCTASSDSGSGDSGGDGSNLAITFLPKNLGNPYFDTSSEGGKKAVEEFGGTFSEVGPAEATPDAQVSYINTATQQGVGALVVSANDPKAICDALNEARDAGVKVVTFDSDTNPECRDLFINQADSEGIAKVQVDLIAKQIGGAGEIAVLSASANATNQNAWIDLMKEYVASEYPDITIVETVYGDDDDQTSFDKTAALLQTHPDLKGIISPTTVGIAAAARYLSTSDFKGKVALTGLGTPNQMREYVEDGTVTAFALWNPADLGYLAAFAAQALIAGDITGEEGDTFEAGDLGTYTVGADGVVLLGDPFEFNADNIGDFDF; translated from the coding sequence ATGACGTTTGCACGCAAGCGTGTGACCGCCTTCGCCGCCCTCGCGGTGGCGGCGGCGGTCGCCCTCACCGGATGCACCGCCTCGAGCGACAGCGGAAGCGGCGACTCGGGTGGCGACGGCTCCAACCTCGCGATCACCTTCCTGCCGAAGAACCTCGGCAACCCGTACTTCGACACCTCGAGCGAAGGCGGCAAGAAGGCCGTCGAGGAGTTCGGAGGAACGTTCTCCGAGGTCGGTCCGGCGGAGGCCACCCCGGATGCCCAGGTCAGCTACATCAACACGGCCACGCAGCAGGGGGTCGGTGCGCTCGTCGTCTCGGCGAACGACCCGAAGGCCATCTGCGACGCCCTCAACGAGGCCCGCGACGCCGGCGTCAAGGTCGTCACCTTCGACTCCGACACGAATCCCGAATGCCGCGACCTGTTCATCAACCAGGCCGACTCCGAGGGCATCGCGAAGGTGCAGGTCGACCTGATCGCCAAGCAGATCGGCGGCGCCGGCGAGATCGCGGTGCTGTCGGCTTCCGCGAACGCCACCAACCAGAACGCCTGGATCGACCTGATGAAGGAGTACGTCGCGAGCGAGTACCCGGACATCACGATCGTCGAGACGGTCTACGGCGACGACGACGACCAGACGTCCTTCGACAAGACGGCAGCGCTGCTGCAGACGCACCCCGATCTGAAGGGCATCATCTCGCCCACCACGGTCGGCATCGCTGCGGCCGCGCGCTACCTCTCGACGTCGGACTTCAAGGGCAAGGTCGCGCTCACCGGACTCGGCACCCCGAACCAGATGCGCGAGTACGTCGAGGACGGCACCGTCACGGCTTTCGCTCTCTGGAACCCGGCTGATCTCGGCTACCTCGCGGCGTTCGCCGCCCAGGCTCTCATCGCGGGTGACATCACCGGCGAAGAGGGCGACACCTTCGAGGCGGGCGACCTCGGCACGTACACGGTCGGCGCCGACGGCGTCGTCCTGCTCGGCGACCCGTTCGAGTTCAACGCCGACAACATCGGCGACTTCGACTTCTGA
- a CDS encoding MFS transporter, with protein sequence MKRWSVIAVLGSAQFVMVLDGTVMNVSISTVVTDLDTTVAAMQGAITFYTLTMAAFMLLGAKLGDVWGRRRAFVIGSCIYAAGSLITALSPNVQFLFLGWSVIEGLGAVLVIPAIAALVADNYRGRERITAFAIIGAVSGAAVAAGPLIGGYVTTYFDWRYVFVAEVVIMIGVVLCARIITDPTPRQPIRIDVLSVALSSVGLVAVVFGMLQSKIWGWVLPLNPPVIGGVTITPLGISPAAWFIVVGVALLALFLSRQRHLERAGRPPLVHVGMFSITALRSGLSVLGAQYTVTAGLFFMVPVYLQMTLGLDALETGIRIFPLSIALVLFSIVGTRLSRRASPRTIVRIGQLILVVSALILLGSATSDLRSGLFATGMFLSGAALGLLASQLGNVNMSSVTEKETSEVGGLQGVFQNLGSSLGTALIGSILIGALSTSFASGVAASDLPDGTKTTVAAATEHGVTIVPAADVAAIAEKAGLSDADADTLATVYRDSQLSSLRIAFFGLILISLLSLLFSRGIPSATDLRRRHSEAATT encoded by the coding sequence ATGAAGAGATGGAGCGTCATCGCCGTGCTCGGATCCGCCCAGTTCGTGATGGTCCTGGACGGCACCGTGATGAACGTGTCGATCTCGACCGTGGTGACCGACCTCGACACCACGGTGGCCGCCATGCAGGGCGCGATCACGTTCTACACCCTCACGATGGCCGCGTTCATGCTCCTGGGCGCGAAGCTGGGCGACGTGTGGGGTCGTCGCCGAGCGTTCGTGATCGGCTCCTGCATCTACGCCGCGGGGTCGCTGATCACGGCGCTGAGCCCGAACGTGCAGTTCCTCTTCCTCGGCTGGTCGGTCATCGAGGGCCTCGGGGCGGTGCTCGTCATCCCCGCGATCGCGGCCCTCGTCGCCGACAACTACCGCGGGCGCGAGCGCATCACGGCCTTCGCGATCATCGGGGCGGTCTCCGGCGCCGCCGTCGCCGCGGGGCCGCTGATCGGCGGGTACGTGACGACGTACTTCGACTGGCGCTACGTGTTCGTCGCCGAGGTGGTCATCATGATCGGCGTGGTGCTGTGCGCCCGGATCATCACCGACCCCACGCCGCGACAGCCCATCCGCATCGACGTCCTCAGCGTCGCCCTCTCCTCCGTCGGACTCGTGGCCGTGGTGTTCGGGATGCTGCAGAGCAAGATCTGGGGATGGGTCCTGCCGCTGAATCCGCCCGTCATCGGCGGCGTCACGATCACCCCGCTCGGCATCTCCCCCGCCGCCTGGTTCATCGTGGTCGGTGTCGCCCTGCTCGCCCTGTTCCTCTCCCGACAGCGCCATCTGGAACGCGCCGGGCGCCCACCGCTCGTGCACGTCGGGATGTTCTCGATCACGGCGCTGCGCAGCGGACTGTCGGTGCTGGGCGCCCAGTACACGGTGACCGCCGGACTGTTCTTCATGGTGCCGGTGTACCTGCAGATGACGCTCGGCCTCGACGCGCTGGAGACCGGCATCCGCATCTTCCCGCTGTCGATCGCGCTGGTGCTGTTCTCGATCGTGGGCACCCGGCTCTCGCGCCGCGCCTCGCCGCGGACGATCGTGCGCATCGGACAGCTGATCCTCGTCGTCAGCGCTCTGATCCTGCTCGGCTCGGCCACGAGCGACCTGCGCAGCGGACTCTTCGCCACCGGGATGTTCCTGTCCGGCGCCGCGCTCGGGCTGCTCGCCTCGCAGCTCGGGAACGTGAACATGTCGAGCGTGACGGAGAAGGAGACGAGCGAGGTGGGCGGCCTGCAGGGCGTGTTCCAGAACCTCGGCTCGTCGCTGGGCACCGCGCTGATCGGCTCGATCCTCATCGGCGCGCTGTCGACCTCCTTCGCATCGGGCGTCGCGGCGAGCGACCTGCCGGACGGCACGAAGACGACCGTGGCCGCGGCCACCGAGCACGGCGTCACGATCGTCCCCGCCGCCGACGTGGCCGCGATCGCGGAGAAGGCCGGGCTGAGCGACGCGGATGCCGACACCCTCGCGACGGTCTACCGCGATTCCCAGCTGTCGTCGCTGCGCATCGCCTTCTTCGGGCTGATCCTCATCAGCCTCCTGTCCCTCCTCTTCTCGCGAGGGATACCGAGCGCCACCGACCTGCGCCGGCGGCACAGCGAGGCCGCCACGACCTGA
- a CDS encoding sugar ABC transporter ATP-binding protein → MMTSPSSTPVLELSAVTKAFGAVVALRSATISVDAGSIHALVGENGAGKSTLVKIVAGLYQRDAGDFRLRGEEVDFTSTAQSKAAGVAVIYQEPTLFPDLSVTENIFMGRQPTNRFGRIDRKAMRHEVERLFTRLGVGIDPDRPAEGLSIADQQVIEIAKAVSLDASLLIMDEPTAALSGVEVERLFAIARSLRDEGRGLIFISHRFDEVFDLCDVVTVMRDGAYISTSSIATTTVDEIVHQMVGREVTELFPKQETTIGEPLLEVEGLTSPGIFHDISFTVRSGEIVGLAGLVGAGRSEVARAVFGVDGYRQGVVRMKGRRIPGRRPVEAMRAGLALVPEDRRRQGLVIEAGVGGNITLAIRRRLAKLGLITTAVENRSAREWASRLEVKTHALDTVAATLSGGNQQKVVLAKWLATQPQVLLIDEPTRGIDVGTKSEVHRLLSELAGQGMGILMISSELPEVLGMADHVLVMREGRITAEITRSEATSENVMFAATHASELSS, encoded by the coding sequence ATGATGACCTCACCTTCATCGACCCCGGTGCTGGAACTCTCCGCCGTCACGAAGGCCTTCGGTGCAGTGGTCGCCCTCCGCTCCGCCACCATCTCCGTGGACGCCGGTTCGATCCACGCCCTCGTCGGAGAGAACGGCGCCGGGAAGTCGACGCTCGTCAAGATCGTGGCCGGCCTCTACCAACGGGACGCCGGAGACTTCCGCCTGCGGGGCGAAGAGGTGGATTTCACCTCCACGGCGCAGTCCAAGGCCGCCGGCGTCGCCGTCATCTACCAGGAGCCCACGCTGTTCCCCGACCTCTCCGTCACCGAGAACATCTTCATGGGCCGTCAGCCCACCAACCGTTTCGGACGGATCGACCGCAAGGCCATGCGGCACGAGGTCGAGCGCCTGTTCACGCGGCTGGGTGTCGGAATCGACCCCGATCGCCCCGCCGAGGGATTGTCGATCGCCGACCAGCAGGTGATCGAGATCGCCAAGGCGGTCTCCTTGGACGCGAGTCTGCTGATCATGGACGAGCCGACTGCCGCCCTCTCCGGTGTCGAGGTCGAGCGTCTCTTCGCGATCGCTCGCAGCCTGCGCGATGAGGGCCGCGGACTCATCTTCATCTCCCACCGCTTCGACGAGGTCTTCGACCTGTGCGACGTGGTCACGGTGATGCGGGACGGCGCCTACATCTCGACGAGTTCGATCGCCACGACGACCGTCGACGAGATCGTCCATCAGATGGTCGGCCGCGAGGTGACCGAGCTCTTCCCGAAGCAGGAGACGACGATCGGCGAGCCGCTGCTCGAGGTCGAGGGACTCACGAGCCCCGGCATCTTCCATGACATCTCCTTCACCGTCCGCTCCGGCGAGATCGTCGGGCTGGCCGGCCTCGTCGGCGCCGGACGCAGCGAGGTCGCGCGCGCCGTGTTCGGCGTCGACGGGTACCGGCAGGGCGTCGTGCGTATGAAGGGCCGCCGCATCCCCGGTCGACGACCTGTCGAGGCGATGCGCGCGGGACTCGCGCTCGTGCCCGAGGACCGCCGCAGACAGGGCCTCGTGATCGAGGCGGGAGTCGGCGGCAACATCACTCTCGCCATCCGCCGGCGCCTCGCGAAGCTCGGACTGATCACCACCGCGGTCGAGAACCGCTCCGCCCGGGAATGGGCGAGTCGACTCGAGGTGAAGACACACGCCCTCGACACCGTCGCCGCCACGCTCTCGGGCGGGAACCAGCAGAAGGTGGTCCTCGCGAAGTGGCTCGCCACGCAGCCGCAGGTGCTCCTCATCGATGAGCCGACGCGGGGAATCGACGTCGGCACCAAGTCGGAGGTGCATCGCCTGCTCTCCGAACTCGCCGGTCAGGGCATGGGAATCCTCATGATCTCGTCGGAGCTCCCGGAGGTCCTCGGCATGGCCGACCATGTGCTCGTGATGCGGGAGGGCCGCATCACCGCCGAGATCACTCGCTCGGAGGCCACCTCCGAGAACGTCATGTTCGCCGCGACGCACGCATCGGAGCTCTCCTCGTGA
- a CDS encoding ABC transporter permease, protein MTTAIPVSALTKRVSGLGRAREFGILLALVLVITAATLNNPKFLFSPDGWRDLLLTPSILVLVAVGQAIVLITRNVDLSVGSVMGLTAYLTGRLFIDIPGIPIVLVVIAAVVFGALLGLVNGALVAFAKVPAMVITLGTLYAYRGINVLWTGSDRVNASDMPKDFLALGTGQIVGIPILAIVALVVLAAAAWYMKNTRGGREYYAIGSDPAAAELYGLRVTRRVLTAFILSGALAGLAGVFYAARYGTINSQAGAGWELDAVGAAVIGGVAITGGIGSVWGAAIGAVLLLTINRALPILGIPDFWQRAVVGLLIIGAIVLDRVLAVRQKRRLIEARDES, encoded by the coding sequence GTGACCACCGCCATCCCCGTCTCCGCACTCACGAAGCGGGTCTCCGGCCTGGGCAGAGCCCGTGAGTTCGGGATCCTGCTCGCGCTCGTCCTGGTGATCACCGCCGCGACGCTGAACAACCCGAAATTCCTGTTCAGCCCGGATGGCTGGCGCGACCTGCTGCTGACGCCGTCGATCCTGGTCCTCGTCGCCGTCGGGCAGGCGATCGTCCTCATCACCCGGAACGTCGATCTCTCGGTCGGCTCCGTGATGGGGCTCACCGCCTACCTGACCGGTCGACTGTTCATCGACATCCCCGGCATCCCGATCGTCCTCGTCGTGATCGCCGCGGTCGTCTTCGGCGCCTTGCTCGGACTCGTGAACGGCGCCCTCGTGGCGTTCGCGAAAGTCCCGGCGATGGTGATCACCCTCGGCACCCTGTACGCGTATCGCGGGATCAACGTGCTGTGGACCGGCAGCGACCGCGTGAACGCCTCCGACATGCCGAAGGACTTCCTCGCTCTCGGCACCGGACAGATCGTGGGCATCCCGATCCTGGCGATCGTCGCGCTCGTCGTGCTCGCGGCGGCGGCCTGGTACATGAAGAACACGCGAGGTGGTCGCGAGTACTACGCGATCGGCTCCGATCCCGCCGCTGCCGAGCTCTACGGCCTGCGCGTCACCCGGCGCGTCCTCACCGCCTTCATCCTGTCGGGTGCACTGGCCGGGCTCGCCGGTGTGTTCTACGCCGCCCGCTACGGCACCATCAACTCGCAGGCCGGAGCCGGCTGGGAGCTCGACGCCGTCGGGGCCGCGGTCATCGGCGGCGTCGCGATCACCGGCGGAATCGGATCGGTCTGGGGAGCGGCGATCGGCGCCGTGCTCCTGCTGACCATCAACCGCGCACTGCCGATCCTCGGCATCCCCGACTTCTGGCAGCGTGCCGTGGTCGGCCTGCTCATCATCGGCGCCATCGTGCTCGACCGCGTGCTCGCGGTCCGGCAGAAACGGCGGCTCATCGAGGCGAGGGACGAATCATGA
- a CDS encoding ABC transporter permease produces MTTATTTASTRVIRDFEKPLWRRVLLTREAAIVGLLLVVAAVAASSIRGFGQPITFTYLVLDIAPILLIALPMTLIMITGEIDLSVGSMVGLSSVVTGALVQGGMPFEIAALAALAVGIVGGAFNGFLVTVVGLPSLAVTIGTLALFRGLAVGLLGTTAVTDFPEFWTDLAKAKFTGTPIPVITLPFLLLVVVFVVLLHFTPFGRGVYAVGLSKDAAHFSGVNVERTKFTLFVLSGVVAAFAGIFYTLRYGSARGDNATGLELQVIAAVVLGGVSVFGGRGKIYGVIAAALLIGSLASALRLVNVTSDVINIITGTLLVISVVAASFLAWLQKTRRRPGRTPSGVATTAP; encoded by the coding sequence ATGACCACCGCGACCACCACCGCGAGCACCCGCGTGATCCGCGACTTCGAGAAGCCGCTCTGGCGGCGCGTGCTCCTCACGCGCGAAGCCGCGATCGTCGGGCTCCTCCTCGTCGTCGCCGCTGTCGCGGCGAGCAGCATCCGCGGCTTCGGCCAGCCGATCACCTTCACCTACCTGGTGCTCGACATCGCCCCCATCCTCCTCATCGCGCTCCCGATGACGCTCATCATGATCACGGGCGAGATCGATCTCTCCGTCGGCAGCATGGTCGGGCTCTCGAGCGTCGTGACGGGCGCACTCGTGCAGGGTGGGATGCCGTTCGAGATCGCCGCGCTCGCCGCGCTCGCCGTCGGCATTGTCGGCGGCGCGTTCAACGGGTTCCTGGTCACCGTCGTGGGTCTTCCCTCGCTCGCGGTGACGATCGGCACCCTGGCCCTCTTCCGCGGGCTCGCGGTCGGGTTGCTCGGCACCACGGCCGTCACCGACTTCCCCGAGTTCTGGACCGATCTCGCCAAGGCGAAGTTCACGGGAACGCCGATCCCGGTCATCACTCTCCCCTTCCTGCTCCTCGTGGTGGTGTTCGTCGTGCTGCTGCACTTCACACCCTTCGGCCGCGGCGTGTATGCGGTGGGCCTGTCGAAGGATGCGGCGCACTTCTCGGGCGTGAACGTCGAGCGCACGAAGTTCACTCTCTTCGTCCTCTCCGGAGTGGTCGCCGCCTTCGCCGGCATCTTCTACACCCTCCGATACGGCAGTGCCCGTGGCGACAACGCGACCGGCCTCGAGCTCCAGGTGATCGCAGCCGTGGTGCTCGGCGGAGTCTCGGTCTTCGGCGGACGGGGCAAGATCTACGGCGTCATCGCCGCCGCGCTCCTCATCGGGTCGCTCGCCAGCGCGCTGCGCCTCGTGAACGTCACCTCCGACGTCATCAACATCATCACCGGGACGCTCCTCGTGATCTCGGTGGTGGCCGCAAGCTTCCTGGCCTGGCTGCAGAAGACGCGCCGCCGACCGGGCAGAACCCCCTCCGGTGTCGCAACCACAGCTCCATGA
- a CDS encoding LacI family DNA-binding transcriptional regulator, whose product MAASVKEVAEDAGVSVGTVSNVLNRPEKVAPRTVARVQASIARLGFVRNDAARQLRAGRSRTIGLVVLDIRNPFFAEIIRGAEERADEHGLAVLVANSDEKQQREAMHLDLFEEQRVTGVLVTPVTESLPRLAQMQERGTPAVLVDRESQDGRFGSVAVDDVEGGRIAVEHLLAIGRRRITFVGGPVALRQVSDRLGGAQAAAGAAGIGVEFLSTGALTVEEGRRAGVQILARERGDRPDAIFAANDLLALGLLQSLVMTGDARVPEDIALIGYDDIDFAAAAVIPLSSVRQPAALIGSTAVDLLLRRQGQDPQPREHVLFRPELVTRASTIGS is encoded by the coding sequence GTGGCTGCCAGTGTGAAGGAAGTCGCCGAAGACGCCGGAGTCTCCGTCGGCACGGTGTCGAACGTGCTCAACCGCCCGGAGAAGGTCGCCCCGCGGACAGTGGCCAGGGTTCAGGCGTCGATCGCCCGTCTGGGCTTCGTGCGCAACGACGCGGCGCGTCAACTCCGAGCGGGTCGGAGTCGGACGATCGGGCTCGTCGTGCTCGACATCCGCAACCCGTTCTTCGCCGAGATCATCCGCGGTGCCGAGGAGCGCGCCGACGAGCACGGACTCGCCGTGCTGGTGGCCAACAGCGATGAGAAGCAGCAACGGGAGGCGATGCACCTCGACCTGTTCGAGGAGCAGCGCGTGACCGGGGTGCTGGTCACGCCCGTCACCGAGTCGCTGCCCCGCCTCGCACAGATGCAGGAGCGCGGGACGCCGGCCGTACTGGTCGACCGGGAGTCGCAGGACGGCCGGTTCGGCTCCGTCGCCGTCGACGACGTCGAGGGCGGTCGCATCGCGGTCGAGCACCTGCTCGCGATCGGTCGTCGTCGCATCACGTTCGTCGGTGGACCGGTCGCCCTGCGGCAGGTGTCGGATCGCCTCGGGGGTGCGCAGGCGGCCGCCGGCGCAGCGGGCATCGGCGTGGAGTTCCTGTCGACGGGAGCGCTCACCGTGGAGGAGGGACGGCGCGCGGGTGTGCAGATCCTCGCTCGCGAACGGGGCGATCGTCCGGACGCGATCTTCGCGGCGAACGACCTGCTGGCTCTCGGACTGCTGCAGAGTCTCGTGATGACCGGGGATGCGCGCGTGCCGGAGGACATCGCCCTGATCGGATACGACGACATCGACTTCGCCGCAGCGGCCGTCATCCCGCTGAGCTCCGTGCGTCAACCGGCAGCCCTCATCGGGTCGACGGCCGTCGATCTGCTGCTCCGTCGTCAGGGGCAGGATCCGCAGCCGCGCGAGCACGTCCTGTTCCGTCCGGAGCTCGTCACGAGGGCGTCGACGATCGGCAGCTGA
- a CDS encoding ion channel, with translation MSAPRRDRSSRVRSRRPDGILGGASGYAIVLVLLVVSYALCAAQRGTNPSPWAFLVILVTVAVVFHVTGTRPLVQRIAWVILSAAGLATIVAALVGASGHALDIVFSTASMIALLVAPATIITHQVTRRGLNLEALLAAITAYVLVGLFFTFVFNLFSLLSSVPMFDGADDDSLANQLFFSFTTLTTTGYGNLVPTGAGPQAVAVAEAITGQLFLITAVARIMRGTSARTAPASSGPASSAASKEPS, from the coding sequence GTGAGCGCTCCCCGCCGAGACAGGTCTTCCCGCGTGCGCAGCAGACGCCCCGACGGCATCCTCGGCGGGGCATCCGGGTATGCGATCGTCCTCGTGCTCCTCGTCGTGTCGTATGCGCTGTGCGCCGCGCAACGCGGCACGAACCCGAGTCCGTGGGCGTTCCTCGTGATCCTGGTGACGGTCGCCGTGGTGTTCCACGTCACCGGGACGCGACCGCTGGTGCAGCGCATCGCGTGGGTGATCCTGTCGGCGGCCGGACTCGCCACCATCGTGGCGGCGCTCGTGGGGGCGAGCGGCCACGCGCTCGACATCGTCTTCTCGACGGCGTCGATGATCGCGCTGCTGGTCGCCCCGGCCACGATCATCACGCACCAGGTCACGCGCCGCGGACTCAACCTCGAGGCCCTGCTGGCCGCCATCACCGCCTATGTGCTGGTCGGCCTCTTCTTCACCTTCGTCTTCAACCTGTTCTCCCTCCTGTCGTCGGTGCCGATGTTCGACGGGGCGGACGACGACTCGCTCGCCAACCAGCTCTTCTTCTCGTTCACGACGCTCACCACCACCGGCTACGGCAACCTCGTCCCGACCGGCGCGGGTCCGCAGGCGGTCGCGGTCGCCGAGGCCATCACCGGCCAGCTCTTCCTCATCACCGCCGTCGCCCGCATCATGCGCGGCACGAGCGCACGCACCGCGCCCGCATCATCCGGACCCGCATCATCCGCAGCCTCGAAGGAGCCGTCATGA